Within the Setaria viridis chromosome 3, Setaria_viridis_v4.0, whole genome shotgun sequence genome, the region TTTTGTCCCACATCTCATAGTGATAAACTTCTTTCTCAACTTTTTATTTTCCCTGGGAAAAGTAGCTTCTACAAATTTGTGTGTTATGCACTCAGCTTAGATTTGTTATCACAAATGAGGCCAAAAATTGCTGATTGTTAGAAGTGGCTAGACAACTATTGGTTACTTCCTGTCTTTGCACGAGAGCACATAGAGGAAGGGTTGGTTCTCACAGTAGATATCCATAAGACTGCAGGTCTGCATGTATTTCTCCTTTTAGTTCGTAAATGAGGATCAAATACTAGGACTCAGTGAACATGCATTCCCTCTTTGTTTGTCAGGAACTGCCTGGTCCCAAAAATTCTTCTAGCTGGTCTTATTTAGTTCAATTTTTGTCTGTATTGTCTAAGTTTGGAATCATCGCCAATGTGCATAATCCATTGAAATAGCATTACAAGTACCTTGATTACCCTGCGGCATATTAGATTCTTGTTTTTTGTGTTCAGTTGGTTGAGCTTTTAAACATTTATAGAATCTGGATGCTCAAACTTCTCATGTGATGCTGTATGTCTCATGTGTAGATTAAATTTTGATGAAAACATAATCTGTGTCCCTGATTGTACCACTCTGCCATTTTGCAGGATAAGCTGCCAGCTTCAACTTTCAAGGTATTGGCTGATTATCACAGTACTACAGTGAAACTTCTAGCACTACAGGCTGCTGCCACTGATGATGTAAGTCCACTTAAACAATTGCCAACTTATATATTCATGCTTTTGCATTGGAGGAAGAATTTTGACCATGCGCACGTACACAATGCGCCCCCTAGCAGGCTAGGGTTCCCATGTATTCATGAACACCATCACCCTACGCGGAGGTGGATCCATATATATTTACCGACTACTACTGTTATTCTGCATGCTTTATCGTTCATGAGCATGATGTTTGAACAATTAACAATCTTCTTGGACGGGGACGAAGTAAAAGCATGAACTTGTACCGTGCCTTTGTCCTGTAGGAAGAAGATTGCACATCAGACCGAATGCGAGAGAAGAAGGACGATCTTGAAGAAAGGCTGATGCCGGAACTGAAATCCCTGGTCCTCGGCACAGCTACGGCGCATGCTTGCTGACCCATGTCTGCGTACATACACAGAGCAACCCTCAGCTTAAAAGCTTTCTTTGCACTCGTCTCTTGCATTTTCACAGTTTGGAAGAGAGAAAAGCAGAACTGACCCGCTGATTGTAAGAATCCTTGTTTGTACTACCGTATTCATTCCTGCACTCCAGGGGTTCTATAGTGACAACAGAATTATCCTATCATGTAATGAAGAATATATAGTGGAAGTTCAGATCACATTTGGTAGCAGAAGAGATGCCTAGTTTACTACTAAATCCAGAAGTGTTCGGGATTTTAAGCTGAGAAAACCATTTCATCAATTTCCTGCCCTTCCGGGCCTTGCAGCGGAGGTTGTTCCAGGCCTTTTAATCCGGGATCCTTTGGGCTCCTGGTCCCGGCAAATAGAAAGCTTTTCTACAGCTCAGCTTGATACTGCtgtgctgaaagcctgaaacacaGCAGTGTTATACCTGTTCTTGCATAAAGCCTATGCAATTGAAGAACAAACAGCATGCGGTTCAGTGGCATAATTTTGCTAAGAGCACTACATAAAGGCACaaattttcctaaaaaaagagCAAAGGCATAATTTGTTGGAAAACTTATAGCCATAGATTGCTGATGATTATATTCTGATAACCGAAATGGATTCATAATATGTTGCTTTCCAAGCCGTTAGCATCAGGGGCAATTCTTTGCCCCCGCGCAAGCCGCAAATGACAATTCGTAGCACACACAAACCGCCTGAAACTTTGAGCCAATGTTGTTCAAGAAGTGCGGGTTGGTGCACCCTGCACGCAATGCAGAACAGAACGCTGCAAGCATGCGTCAGTGTCTACAGCGTGGCATCGTCGGCGTTGCAACGTTTCCTTCCTCTTGTCGGCGTTCCAGAAGACCAGAACAGAGCAGTGAGCATAGCGTTCGTGCACGATGACGCGCTGAGCTTCTAATCTAGCTCGCGGCGGCACCGGTGAGCATGAGCAGGCATTATGCAAGAACAGATATGACATTGCGACGGCAGAGCTTCATGGGCAGCAGCTTGGGCGGAGGGGCACAAAGGATCGCATGAGAGGGGTGAGGCTCTCCAATCTCTGCAGCTGCAGGACGGGACGGCTGACACCTCCTCCGTCGGCTGTGAATGGGCACGCCGCCACGCTCAGAACATCCCCACGCGCTCTTAATTCTCATTTTGTTGATACACCGTTGCATTAATAATGTTCAGAATGATAGTCCCATTTCACTTTTCACGGGAAGAGTAGTTTGTGTTCAAAAAAGATTTTTCACGGGAAGAAAAGGTTTGTGGTTTGTAGTATTCATCAGTTCAGATTCTGATCATAATGCATAATGTAGCATGCATATGAGAAGCGAGAAAAACTATCACTGCATGTTAGCGGAAGCCAAACATTTCTGAATGTTTGCAGAAATGCAGAGTGCACTGTGCACACACAGTCACACATAACTCAGAAGGAAGGAAAAGGGGGAGCAAAAATCGGTTTGAAATCAAAATAGGCTGACCACTCATTACCAGGAGCTGCACTTGCAGGATCGCCACGTGCAGTGCAGGTGAACCATGCCGGCATGCCCTGCTGCGAGTGCGAGGCTGCAGGAGGACGCCGACAGCTCCATGACAGGGACGAGTTGCGTCTGTCCCGGCATCCTCATCAGCCGCCCGGCGTGGCAGCCGGAAGCTGTCGGCGCCAGCGGCGCGCTGTCACGAATCTCCTCCCGGCGACGCTTCATGAAGCGCGAGATGCTCCTGATCTCGAatcgggactactccccggcGTGATTCCGACGGAGAAGCCACCATGGAGGGATCATATGTAGGAGAATCTAGCGGAGGATCACGAGAAGGCGAAGGCGAGGATCTCCGGTGAgtccacgccggcggccggcggcggacgcgaaAGCCATGGACGTGACAGATCGACGGAGGAGGACAGCAGGCGCAAATGAGGGACGAAATTGAAAAATGTCATCCGAGATAGGGGGTTTTGTGGAActaatcggatcgcgatccaatttagggggctttatgtaaatatttggatcgcggagAATAATTGCGATCCAAATGAGGGCTATTCTGTAAAACCGCTCCcactcccctcctcccgccgcccgccgacggCCGGCGTTGATGGTGAGCTAGTGGGCCTTCTGTGCTCGTCTCGCTGTTGTCCATCGCCAactgcttcttcttctgcttcctgtTGCTCTCTTTGCGCGCCTTGTCCTTGCGACCATGGTTTGCAGCGCCGCCGACCCCGCTGCTctccggctcgccgccgctggGCACGGGCTGCTGCTTGTCCTGGTGAGGAGATCCCACATGTTGGCGCTCGCCTTgatgccaccgccgcctgctccCGCCATCTCGCCGGTCGTCGGTCCACGTACGATCGGGGTCGCAGCAGCAACAATAAGGCACCTCCGAGGCTCCGATCATCACCTTCCTGCACGGGTACAACTGTACAAGAAGAGAAGAGGACTGATGAGCACAACAATATGACTGAAAACATGCATGGAATGAACTGTTTACAGATTCAGCATTGTTGCCATACTGGGCTTAATGGTTCCAAACTCTTTTTTGTAAATCTTTCAGGTTCGATCCACATGTTTCTCAAGGAATTATTGCTGGAGCATCACGGAAGGAGATACTGCAACAATGAATCGCCAGCGGAAGCTGATTCCTTGTCTATTCCTCACGTGTCTTCTGAAGTTGAGTTGAGAGCGGTCGTCGTCAGTTCAGTTCCGATTCCTGATCACGCTGCACAGTAATGCCTGCCCCAAGATTAATCAATCTGAAAAGGCCACCCTTCCTCATTCTTGTTTCAGTTATATACCGGTGCCTCAGGCaagttcttgaaaaaaaaaaaaacttttcacCTGAAGAAAAGGTTCGTATTTTCGGATTCGGATCAGGTCTCCTCGGCGGCCACCTTGCAAGCGCCGACCTGATCAAGGATTCAACACAGCAGCAGGCATCGATTAGATTGTAACAGATAGATGTGGCGCACGCAGGCACATTGTAAATTCCTGACGCGCAGGCAGGAAAAgaggggaggaagggaaggggaacgGATCATCCGACGCGGCGGCCAGGCCAATCCGGTTTGTCAGCTCTGCCGTACCCGCAATGAGTCACCACTTGACATGGTGGTGGCGAACTGATCTTGAACCAAAACAATCTGGGCTGCTGGCAAATGGTTGCGCAATGGTCCACGATACATGACCTCCCGTTCCTCACGCCGCGCCGGTCCTCTTGAGGAACGTGAGCATGCGTCAGCGTCTGCAGCGGCAGCACAGGGGACGTTGCAACGTTTCCTTCCCGGCGTTGCAGAACAGAACAGGTGCCAGCCGtcgggccggcgcggcgggcgacgacggaTGGCATGAGAGGCCGAGGTGAGGAGGCTGTCCGGCTCCGGTATCTGAAGCTGCAGGACCTACACGGAATGGATGACACAGCCTGCATCGGCTGTGAATGCGCACGCTCAGAACACCCCatacgccccggccgccgccttcaTCGGACTCGACGCGAACTCCTCCTCTCACGGAGCACGGACACGGCCGCACGGTCCCTGGCATGAGGAATTTGTAACCTTCGTTCTCCCTCTCCGACCGTGAACGGTCGAACAGGTCCCGGCCTCTTACGACGCACCGCGATCCCTCCGGCCGGTCGGGGAAGGGCACGGCCGCCCATCACGATACCGCCGCTGGCCGGGCGTCCCGTGGGACCTGCCGGAGGCCTCCAGCATGGCGAACGAGACGGCTCCAGGGGCGGAGCGgccggaacgcggcggcgcggcggtgggacggcggtcccgggggtggacggtaaatgaaataccgtccacccctgggtGGTTCTCAGCCGTCGGATCGCACATCTACGGACCATATTAGCGTCCGGGGTAATTACAAGGGAGCACGGAGCACCACACCTCCTCCCTTCCAGGTCGCACCGCACCGTGTTGGCGTTCGGCGGGCCGTCTCCCGCCAAGCGGAAGCTTCTAGAACCTTCGCGGCGAGATGGTGCTGCTGCACGTGAAGtcggcggcgcccgccgcctcctcgtcgtcgccggacgCAGACGAGGGGACGGAGTTCCTGTACGAgtgcgccgcctccgcggccgtCGCCGACGTCGCTGTCGCCATCGGCGCGCTCGCCGGCCTCCAGAcccgcctcctctccctctgccGCCGACTCCGAGGTGAGGGACTTTACGCAGACCCCGTCGTCTTAGCTCTCGTCTTGGGGACGCGGATCGAAAAGTACTGACGCGGCGTGGCTGCTTCTGCGATCTGCAGCGAGGTGTGCGGATGCTGGTGCGGGTGCGACTGGCGAGCTCGAGAGGGCGCTAGACGAGGCCGAGGCCTACGCCTCCAAGGTCAGCATTCCCCTCGCACTTTTCTCCCACACTTCGACTCGATAATTTATGCTTAGTTTGATACGGGGTCACTTGAATCAGATGGTAACTGCGTTGCTTGATTTTTCAACCTGTTTCTTAGAAGTTGGAATTGGATGAAACTATTGCAGCTTGTGCATTTGGTAGTTCAAGTATGTGTTATATTGTTGGAAAGAGTACACTAGACTTGACGAGTGAACTCCATACAGCCAATGGAGCATACAGTACTGCTCGCTGCTTCAGTCGCTGACAAAATGAAATGTGTGCTAATTTTACTGGTGGGGTACCATAAAAATGTGTTGCTGGGTTCAGTGCTGCTATGCTTGAGGCcaattccatttttttttgtagttacaaaaattgaaaaaaataagtgaCATGTCCATTTCAGGAGCTGAGTCACATTCAGTATTCCTTTCAAAAAAGAATGTTCTATTCAGTATTTTCGTCATATAAACTGTTCTGTATCTCTGAAAGGTAATAATTTTAGATTGGGAAAAGAAAGCATAGGCCTTTTGTTTATCATTTTCTTAAACAATGCCATGTGCAAGTAATTTGTAACTTGTACGCATGATATGCGATTTCAATCAAATTTAACAAATGCACAGTGGAGAAGATAAACTTTCAGAGCCTGCATACTGAACGTGAACGAGAGTTTGACAGGTCTCTGAATTTTCCTACAGGAGCAAGTGCAGCATAACAGATTCCTGTCCCCTCGTGCTCTAAGGGAACATATCAAGAATATTGAGAAGAAATGTGCTTCTGCTCTACAAGAACCTCCAGAGGCATTGAGTCTGCAAGAATCATCATCAGGTAACACATGTGTTTGCAATTTTTTCTAAGATTAAAAAAGAACATGCACATCCAATAGTTCAGCATCAAAGTTGAATTTATCAATTCATTGGTTGTTCTTCCTTTTTTGTAGCTTTGCTTTACCTGTATTTGAACCCTTCATGAAGTGCATTAACCTTGATATTAGTTCCAGCATCCAAATAAAAAAACTTCTTCGATGAGGAACAGTTGCATTGAATGGCCTCTACTTATGATGAATTATATCTTCTATGCGATTCTCAGACAACAAGCATGAGAGGATACAGCTTTGGTGGGCTGGAAAAGAGTTAGCCATGGACCACAAGCTATGCGACTATATTGGTGTTAATGATAAAACAAAGGTAACATTGCATCCACAGTGCAAGAATGATTGCTTCACTTAGTTATTGTCTTTTACATTTTCGCAATCTATGCAGATTGTCGTCAAGCTAACGCAAGCTCATGATGAGCGTTAATTGTGCTTCTGACCCTACAATGCGATCCCAGTGTTGGTTACCTCTTGGATAGTATGTGCAGGCAGTCCCTGTAAGATAACATTTGATTTTCATGAGCAACCATCATTTCATCCGTGTTAACTGAAAATATGTATAAATGCTTGACAACTATAGCAATAACTTGTACGATTTACCATCGCAGAGTTTGGTTCCTTATGTGTGCTATGTGCCAGTTATCCCCTTCTAAAATGTTTTAAAATTAGCATGAGCTAGTGTCCTGTTCATCTGCAGCACTTCCAAGTATAACTGACAACAAACACCATAATACCTATGGAGTTTGCTTGTGATGACTTCATCCACACGATTTAAAGATGCTTCCTAATGCAAGTATGCGGAAGTTGCTAAATAGGAAAATGGTTCGTGCATTGCTCTTTAATTTTGTTATACTTTGGGTCAAGATGTTTACTTTGATTGATGGAATACTGTGTGTTAGAGCCCAAATTACTCAGGTTTGCCTCCTTGCACAAACTTAGAGGTGCATATTAATGGCTGGGTGCAATCATGCGAATCACTTCGAAGCTGTTTTTTCCTTTGGAGGGAGATGATGTTGAATTCAACAGCAGGAATGGAACTCAGATTACTTTAACGGACAAAGTCACATCCTGCCCACGACATAAAGTAAGAACATCAAACCACCTAGGGCTTAACCAATGCGCACACTTAAGCTCATATTAGAGATCTGAATCTAGCCATTATTTAATAGGAAATTAGGAGGGACATTGTTAAACACAATGGTCTCCCATTCACATTATGTACCAGGTAGGCTGTAGATTGGGGTCGGTGAAAGCTTGACTTCAGAGTTTGTTTTCTGTATGGAGAACTGGAACCTAAGAATATGTTACCAGCGACAGCTTGTTAGTAGTATTTGTAGGTTTCTAACTGTAAAGGAGACACTGGAAGATCATTCGATCTCTTATTCTATTATATCCCATCAAATTAGTGAATAGTATAATACAGTTATTTTGCGATATAGTTTGTCACTCTTGATGATGTTCTTATTTGATTCTGTTTTTTGGGGGACAAACTAGAGAGTCGTGCTGAGAAAAGTAATCCAGCCTGTCTAGCGTTGCAGCCTAGAAATGGGGCACCTGTGTTTCATCGGGCTCAACTTTGGCTGCTGTATACTTGTATTCAGTTATATACCGAGGCTTGTTTGTCCTCTTATGCATGTCTCCTAATTTCCCAAGAATAAACACTCACTGCAGAGCAAAAGGTGTGCTAACCTCATTTGGGTATCTGGTTTTCTATGTCAGTAGATGACTTTACCCCCACTGACTACAGTCAGCTTGCAGACAGATAAAGATGGTTGTTGCATCTCTTTAAACCCTGGACAAATTTTAACACAATCACatcattttttaagaaaaatccTTGATTATGGCATCAGTGAAGATTTTGTTTCATCGATCTCCTGTTTATTTCTGGATGGTTATTTTAGAAGGGAAATCTTCCTGGATGACCAGCTTTTGAGAATCCAGACTACTTTTGAGTTCCTGCAACAGACCACCCAGCTTCACAATGTGAAAACTTGCACGTGACATTTGGTCGGGTCGGCAGCTGAAAGGAATTCTTGTGCTTTGGTTGAAGAACCGGCAAATGTTCCCCGTGGGAACCAGCACTGTTTGGTGTCATCGCCAGGCAATGGTTTTGGCGTGTCTCACCAAGGATAAACCCTGTCCAGATTACTTTAAACTAGCCTACTGTTGAGTTTTGGAGCCACCTCCTAACAAAattttatgaaaatattctgaTGTTTGGCAGCTTGGATCCAGGAATCAAACAAACGAAGAAGTTGGTGCCTCTCCTGCCTGCATGCTACAGGTGGAATCCTTTTCGTCAGATTTCTTGTCTTTTCATGGTAGAAGAAAAATGGATTTGTACTTGGTATTTTTCTCTCTAATAGTTTGCTATGTAGCATGAAACTTTGATGCCTACCCTGCTGCCATGCTGCTGTATTTctgcaaacaaataaaatacAGTACAGTACCATACCTTGGTCGATTTGTTCAGGGAAACGCCTGTCTGTTACTGTATGCATTTTTTAAACTCCCATCTTTGACCTGCCAGTCAAACCATCTTCTGCTCTTTCTGGCGTCTACTGCAATGCTCCAAGATGGTAGCAGGAAATCCAATGCTCTTCTGCTCCATCTGCCAACTTCTTGGTCCTGGTCTTGCAAAAGTTTTTTTAGTTAACAATGGTCAATTCGTGGCCAACTTTGATGTCTAACTGCACATTTGCCCTGTTTTTCAGCTTGTTAggaatcaaaataaatgcactatgCAATTGTCCATCTTTTGAACAATTGGGTAGCCCTATGGCCGCTTGGCCCATTTCTGAATTTGCTCTGCATTCGATCTGAGGACTTGCTTCATGTTCATGTCTAAAAGACAACAGTCATGCTCCATGATCATGACCTAGTTATTCGCTAAGGATGCACACGAACCAAAGTGGTGCTGCCAGTGCCAGTACACCAGGCTTTTGCCGCTTTTTCCAGTTTGTTGTGATTGCAAATCTCTCTCATTCACCTTTCTTCTCCCTCATCCTGAACACCAGAAACAGAAAGGTGAAACCTTTTTTCAGTGGCTGGCCACTTTTAACAGGGCCAGCTCTCTTGCCTTTTCCTCATCTCCTCTGAGAAGATTCTTTGGTTTGTTACGTTGTTGCAGGCTGATGGTTTGCCCCATTCCGTCCATCCATATGGTGGTGCTGTGCTGCCGTTGCTCAAGCCTGTGGCTGTgtcttttgagttttgacagtAGCCACTCGCACATGCAcaaggatggatggatggtgAAGGAATCTTTGGGGTTTGTATTGCGCTCTGTTCTCTGACCCTTTCTGTGGCTCGTCTGTGCCCGTGCTCATGATCCGGGCCTCTTGTGCTTGTTGGATTGTTTGCATGACCCATCCCAATCAGATCAGAAGACAAGCCATGGTGGGGGAGGAGAGCTGTGAGCTGAGAACTGGTGATCATTCAGCTCAAAGGTGCTCGCCTTTTCAGTGCCCAATACTACTGGTTTGTAGCTGTTCCaggcaaccccccccccccccccccccccaaccaaaaaaaaaaaaacaaaaacaaaaaggtgCACCTCCAATTCACAAGAAATGGTGAATCTAACAAGAGCACAAACATTCAAATGGTTTGGCTTCttttagaaagaaaaagggaaaagaaaacagTCAAATGCGCATTCCTAATCTATTGCAGGTTTGCCTAACACTCCTTTCCTTTTGCTGATCTGTTTGTGGACTGCATCATTTGGAGGATCTGATGGGACCATAATCTTGTCTGGCAGAGTTCCTTGAAAGCATCATGTTGGCAAAAGCCCAAGCATCCGCAAACGATTTTATGGAGTACACCGACTCTTCCAAAGCTTTGTTTCGAAGCCAAGGGAACGGGGAGATCATCTCAGAGGTGCGCCGTAGCGTGGAAGAAGATGGCAATGGCGTAGCTGGTAGTGGTACGTGCAGAGAGCTCTGCTTTTGCAGTTAATACGCAGTTAAGCTTGGAGAGCTTGAGTGCTCTACACTCTTCAGAGTAGAGACTACAGAGGTAGGTGGAAGCACTGGATCCCATTCACTACAACAACCAGACTTGATTTGTACAGAGAAGTATGGTATGGTCAAGCGGCGTACTTGGGGTGGAATCAAATCTGCCACCAAGTCAGTGCCACCCTTGCACCATTTACTCACACACTGTGCACTACCCTACCTCCCCAAACAATGGAGTGAGAGCACGAGCAGGAGCAGAAGCTCCGGGGAAGAGATTAGAGGTGGAGAAGAATGGAgcagaggaggaaaaggaaacgAACCACCAAGATCCACAGCTCAAATGAGGAAATTCTTTGCTCCAAGAATATCACAAAGAATTTGACAGGGAAAAGAATCACAGCACATTGCGTCCTCAACAGCAATCCACAGCACATTGCTCATCTTCACAagcaaaaagaaacaaaagaatgtTGCTTTGATCCATGTCATTGATGCCAACCCATCGCATCTCAGCCCCTGCACATCTCCTGCCGCCTCTCCtgcgccacctcgccggcggtgaCGGAGGAGGCCCTGGGAGTATTCGTCACCGAGTAGAACATGACGTCGCTCACGCTCCTCCGCGCCGAGACCACCATCCCCGGCTGCAGCAGCTGGGACCGCTTGCAGTGCGCGATGGCGCCCTGGATGGCGCCTTCCTCCGACCCGGCGCTGCTGCTCCGCttcagcgccggcgccgccggcgcagccgccCGGAAGAAGAACCCGTTGGCATTGCCGCAGGACGGCGTCGATgaagacgacgaggacgacgaggagcacAGCGGCGAGGTCCCCGGCGCCTTGGTCGCCACCAGCCGCACCCGCCGGATGATGCCGGAGAAGGACTTGCGGTGGTGGCACACCTCCTCCTGGTCCAGGAAGCTCCCCCTCGCGCTGACGCTGCCGATGCCATTGCCATTGGCCGTGCCGTCGACGACGATGTCGCTCGGCGTCGGCCTTGCCAGGAAGAAGGACCTGATGTACTCCCTCGACGCCCACCGCTTCACCACCTTGAGCTTCTTAGCCCAAGACGGCTTCTTGGCCGCGCACGCCttgccggccgcggcggcgtctccGCCCTCCGATGCCGCATCCGATTCCACTTCCCTCTTATCGACGACCCCTTGCAGCGTCTGCGCCGGCTGCTGCTCCTGGAGCAGCCTCTGCACGAGCTGCAGCCGCGGCGGCAGGTGGAGCGGCAGCAGGTTGCCCTTGTAGAAGAGCTCGTCGGCGGGGGACGCGAACGCCGGCTCCCTGAGCTTGGTGCTGCCGGCTGCGGTGCTCTGGAACTCGAAGCGTGGAGAGGAGGGCGGCATCGGCGTGGCGGCCGGGGTGAGGTCCATGTCGATGTAGTCGTCCTGGATCACCATTGTGGGCGGCCTCGCCATTGCTGATGGAATGGCAGTGCCAGCTTTGGAGCTTGGTTGGAGTttgggagggaggaggggggatTGGAATTTTGGAGGGATGAAGACACTCAAGACAGTGAGGTGTGGTAGATGActcttcagacttcagagagaTGGGAGATGGTTTATAGGGTTTTGGGCTGTTCGTGTCCTTGTGCAGTTTGTGTTGTTGGGCAGGGGAATGGAGTTATCAGATATGGAAACTTGCAATTatggaaatgcaaatgcagatgCAGGGAGGTTATTGCAGTGATCTGGCAAGAGAGGAGTGCGTGAGGCTCTGTTCTGTTATGTCTCTCTCTTGCAAGCTACTGAAATAGAAGTGGCTCTGATGATG harbors:
- the LOC117850709 gene encoding uncharacterized protein; the protein is MVLLHVKSAAPAASSSSPDADEGTEFLYECAASAAVADVAVAIGALAGLQTRLLSLCRRLRARCADAGAGATGELERALDEAEAYASKEQVQHNRFLSPRALREHIKNIEKKCASALQEPPEALSLQESSSDNKHERIQLWWAGKELAMDHKLCDYIGVNDKTKIVVKLTQAHDER
- the LOC117850708 gene encoding probable membrane-associated kinase regulator 3, with amino-acid sequence MARPPTMVIQDDYIDMDLTPAATPMPPSSPRFEFQSTAAGSTKLREPAFASPADELFYKGNLLPLHLPPRLQLVQRLLQEQQPAQTLQGVVDKREVESDAASEGGDAAAAGKACAAKKPSWAKKLKVVKRWASREYIRSFFLARPTPSDIVVDGTANGNGIGSVSARGSFLDQEEVCHHRKSFSGIIRRVRLVATKAPGTSPLCSSSSSSSSSTPSCGNANGFFFRAAAPAAPALKRSSSAGSEEGAIQGAIAHCKRSQLLQPGMVVSARRSVSDVMFYSVTNTPRASSVTAGEVAQERRQEMCRG